One segment of Streptomyces sp. NBC_00576 DNA contains the following:
- a CDS encoding PadR family transcriptional regulator, protein MALEHAILVSLAEKSATGYDLARRFDASIGYFWTASHQQIYKVLGRMERAGWVEFETVAQDGRPDKKVYVLTSAGRDELSVWTSKPTPVENLRSEFAIKLRALPFGNPTAIVEDVRTRRLVHEQRLAYYAESAARFYPDPDALRPDQMGAWLVLRGGMLAEETGLAWCNEILQRLAPEETDR, encoded by the coding sequence CGACCTGGCACGTCGGTTCGACGCATCGATCGGTTACTTCTGGACGGCCAGCCACCAGCAGATCTACAAGGTGCTGGGCCGGATGGAGCGCGCCGGCTGGGTCGAGTTCGAGACCGTGGCCCAGGACGGGCGACCCGACAAGAAGGTCTACGTTCTGACATCGGCTGGTCGCGATGAGCTGAGTGTGTGGACATCCAAGCCAACGCCGGTCGAGAACCTGCGCAGCGAGTTCGCGATCAAACTGCGTGCCCTGCCATTCGGAAACCCGACTGCGATCGTCGAAGATGTCCGCACCCGCCGCCTGGTGCACGAACAACGCCTCGCCTACTACGCCGAGAGCGCCGCGCGTTTCTATCCCGACCCCGACGCCCTGCGCCCGGACCAGATGGGTGCCTGGCTCGTGCTGCGCGGGGGAATGCTGGCCGAGGAGACCGGGCTGGCCTGGTGCAACGAGATTCTGCAGCGGCTGGCGCCCGAGGAGACGGACCGATGA
- a CDS encoding NADPH-dependent 2,4-dienoyl-CoA reductase, with translation MNPYPHLLEPLDLGHTTLRNRVVMGSMHTGMEDRAKHLPELAAYFAERAKGGVALSVTGGYAPNWHGWLLPFGAQMTSRRSADKHRIVTDAVHEHDGKIVMQILHAGRYAYHPFKRAASDIKSPITPFRAPKAMSTREVDRTIDDFAASAVLARRAGYDGVEIMGSEGYLINQMLTARTNNRTDRWGGGATNRMRFPVEIVERVREAVGDDFIVMYRMSLLDLVDDAQNWEETVELAHRIEAAGVSLINTGIGWHEARIPTIVTSVPRAAFAWVTAKLKAEVTVPVVASNRINTPEVAEKIIALGQADMVSMARPLLADPFFVQKAGDGRADQINTCIACNQACLDHGFVNKRVSCLVNPRAGHESTLVLSPTRAIKRVAVVGAGPAGLAAATELSGRGHTVELFEARDEIGGQFRLAMEIPGKEEFRETIRYFSHRMKINGVKVHLGVRAGVDDLTGFDEIVVATGVEPRVPTIPGVDHPSVVGYQDVLRGTATVGERVAVLGAGGIGFDVSEFLLHDVGESVQHWNQRWGVTDPSVERGGLTMKVKTPPRRQVTLLQRKTTELGKGLGKTTGWVHRQTLKDSGVEMVKGVTYDRIDDDGLHITVAVGDGTTESRVLDVDTIILCTGQESVRDLIEPLAALGRPVHIIGGADVAAELDAKRAIRQATELAARL, from the coding sequence GTGAACCCGTACCCGCACTTGCTGGAACCCCTCGACCTGGGCCACACGACGCTGCGCAACCGCGTCGTCATGGGGTCGATGCACACCGGCATGGAGGACCGCGCCAAGCATCTGCCCGAACTCGCGGCCTACTTCGCCGAGCGCGCGAAGGGTGGCGTCGCCCTGTCGGTGACCGGTGGCTATGCACCGAACTGGCACGGCTGGCTGCTCCCGTTCGGAGCGCAGATGACGTCGAGGCGGTCTGCCGACAAGCACCGCATCGTGACCGACGCGGTGCACGAGCACGACGGCAAGATCGTGATGCAGATCCTCCACGCCGGGCGTTACGCCTACCATCCGTTCAAGCGGGCGGCGTCGGACATCAAATCACCCATCACTCCGTTCCGAGCCCCCAAGGCGATGTCGACCAGGGAAGTCGACCGGACCATCGACGACTTCGCCGCCTCGGCGGTCCTCGCCCGCCGCGCGGGCTACGACGGCGTCGAGATCATGGGGTCCGAGGGCTACCTGATCAATCAGATGCTGACCGCGCGCACCAACAACCGCACGGACCGCTGGGGCGGCGGCGCCACCAACCGGATGCGCTTCCCGGTCGAGATCGTCGAGCGAGTCCGCGAGGCTGTCGGCGACGACTTCATCGTGATGTACCGGATGAGCCTGCTCGACCTGGTCGACGACGCGCAGAACTGGGAAGAGACCGTCGAGCTGGCCCACAGAATCGAGGCCGCCGGCGTCTCGCTCATCAACACCGGCATCGGCTGGCACGAGGCCCGGATACCCACGATCGTGACGTCCGTGCCCCGGGCGGCGTTCGCGTGGGTGACCGCCAAGCTCAAGGCCGAGGTCACGGTTCCTGTCGTCGCGTCCAACCGGATCAACACTCCCGAGGTCGCCGAGAAGATCATCGCCTTGGGCCAGGCCGACATGGTCTCGATGGCCCGGCCGCTGCTGGCCGACCCGTTCTTCGTCCAGAAGGCAGGCGATGGGCGTGCCGACCAGATCAACACCTGCATTGCCTGCAATCAAGCGTGTCTCGACCACGGCTTCGTCAACAAGCGCGTGAGCTGTCTGGTCAACCCCCGCGCGGGTCACGAGAGCACGCTGGTCCTGTCGCCGACTCGGGCCATCAAGCGCGTCGCGGTCGTCGGCGCAGGTCCAGCCGGGCTCGCCGCCGCGACCGAGTTGTCCGGGCGCGGCCACACCGTCGAGCTCTTCGAAGCGCGCGATGAAATCGGCGGACAGTTCCGACTCGCCATGGAAATACCCGGCAAGGAGGAGTTCCGCGAGACGATTCGCTACTTCTCGCACCGGATGAAGATCAACGGGGTGAAAGTCCACCTCGGCGTCCGCGCGGGCGTCGACGACCTGACCGGCTTCGACGAGATTGTCGTCGCGACGGGCGTCGAGCCGCGCGTGCCGACCATCCCAGGCGTCGACCACCCATCGGTCGTCGGCTACCAGGACGTCCTTCGCGGCACCGCCACCGTCGGGGAACGGGTCGCGGTGCTGGGTGCAGGCGGCATCGGCTTCGACGTGTCGGAGTTCCTGCTGCACGACGTCGGCGAGTCGGTGCAGCACTGGAACCAGCGCTGGGGAGTGACAGACCCGTCCGTGGAGCGCGGTGGCCTGACCATGAAGGTCAAGACGCCGCCCCGCCGACAGGTCACACTGCTCCAACGCAAGACAACCGAGCTCGGCAAGGGCTTGGGCAAGACGACCGGCTGGGTCCACCGCCAGACCCTCAAGGACTCCGGCGTCGAGATGGTCAAGGGTGTGACCTACGACCGGATCGACGACGACGGCCTGCACATCACGGTCGCCGTCGGCGACGGCACCACCGAGTCACGGGTACTCGACGTCGACACGATCATCCTGTGTACGGGCCAGGAGTCGGTCCGTGACCTGATCGAACCGCTCGCAGCGCTGGGCCGCCCGGTCCACATCATCGGCGGCGCCGACGTCGCCGCCGAGCTCGACGCCAAGCGAGCCATCCGGCAGGCCACCGAGCTCGCCGCCCGGCTCTGA
- a CDS encoding acyl-CoA dehydrogenase, producing MSYTPPINEYEFLLRRVMNGAEHLADVTNGEYDIDDVVAILRPAAKLAAEVLQDTNVSGDRVAARIENGQVVTAPGMREAYAKFTGAGWSSVGAPVQAGGAPRIVSAALTELWSAANPAFAMCSGLTQGAVAAISWSGTPEQKSVYLEPMVEGRWTGTMNLTEPQAGTDLAAIRTLARPQDDQTWRVSGQKIYISWGDHDLTENIVHLVLARTPDAPAGVRGLSLFIVPKFLPDADGRPGHANGVTPIALEHKMGIKGSPTCVLQYEDATGFLLGELNQGLPAMFVMMNLSRLGAGIWALGIADRAHQAAHHYAHHRVQGRVLDEPEGTPIARHPDVARLLSSSAGIITAMRGLMLQTSIHLDRAFAGDAESFELTDFLTPVVKGWLTEEAIGITSDAVQVHGGAGFIEDTGVAQYYRDVRIAAIYEGTTAIQANDFLGRKILRDRAGTASRVLDMIETDVRHLAEAEHPVAVTTSERMTRSLASIRDVTVLLLDHAAEGRRRDAYAGGVPYLKMWGLVLGGWIHVRTLQAALDTRDGTSDQSHRRIAEANAYGAHHLSRVAAHAQSASAGETGYR from the coding sequence ATGAGCTACACCCCACCGATCAATGAGTACGAGTTCCTCCTGCGCCGCGTCATGAACGGCGCCGAGCACCTGGCCGACGTGACCAACGGCGAATACGACATCGACGACGTCGTGGCCATTCTGCGGCCGGCCGCCAAACTGGCCGCCGAGGTCCTGCAGGACACCAACGTCTCCGGCGACCGGGTCGCAGCGCGCATCGAGAACGGGCAGGTCGTCACCGCACCCGGCATGCGCGAGGCCTACGCGAAGTTCACCGGGGCGGGATGGAGCAGCGTAGGTGCACCGGTCCAAGCCGGCGGCGCTCCCCGAATCGTCTCGGCAGCTCTCACCGAACTGTGGAGCGCTGCGAACCCTGCATTCGCCATGTGCAGCGGACTGACCCAAGGCGCCGTCGCCGCAATCTCCTGGTCCGGCACACCCGAGCAGAAATCCGTCTACCTCGAGCCGATGGTCGAAGGCCGCTGGACCGGCACGATGAACCTGACGGAGCCCCAGGCCGGCACGGACCTCGCCGCAATCCGCACCCTCGCTCGACCGCAGGACGATCAGACATGGCGTGTGAGCGGTCAGAAGATCTACATCTCCTGGGGCGACCACGACCTGACCGAGAACATCGTGCACCTCGTCCTCGCTCGAACACCGGACGCACCGGCAGGGGTGCGAGGACTGTCACTGTTCATCGTCCCCAAATTCCTTCCCGACGCCGATGGCCGCCCGGGCCACGCGAACGGGGTCACCCCCATCGCACTCGAGCACAAGATGGGCATCAAAGGCAGCCCGACCTGCGTCCTGCAGTACGAGGACGCAACCGGCTTTCTCCTGGGGGAGCTGAACCAGGGGCTCCCGGCGATGTTCGTGATGATGAACCTCAGCCGCCTCGGCGCCGGCATCTGGGCCCTCGGCATCGCCGACCGCGCCCACCAGGCGGCCCATCACTACGCCCACCATCGTGTCCAGGGCAGAGTCCTGGACGAGCCCGAAGGCACACCCATCGCCCGCCACCCCGACGTAGCGCGCCTGTTGTCCTCGTCGGCCGGCATCATCACCGCCATGCGTGGACTGATGTTGCAAACCAGCATCCACCTCGACCGAGCCTTCGCCGGCGACGCCGAGAGCTTCGAGCTCACCGACTTCCTCACCCCCGTCGTGAAGGGCTGGCTAACCGAGGAAGCCATCGGGATCACCTCCGACGCCGTCCAGGTCCATGGCGGCGCCGGCTTCATCGAGGACACCGGCGTCGCCCAGTACTACCGCGACGTCCGCATCGCTGCAATCTACGAAGGCACCACCGCGATCCAGGCCAACGACTTCCTCGGCCGCAAGATTCTCCGAGATCGAGCCGGCACCGCCTCCCGCGTGCTCGACATGATCGAGACCGATGTCCGGCACCTGGCCGAAGCCGAGCACCCGGTAGCCGTCACGACGTCCGAGCGAATGACACGGTCCCTCGCCTCAATTCGAGACGTCACCGTCCTTCTGCTGGACCACGCAGCCGAGGGCCGCCGACGCGACGCCTACGCCGGCGGCGTCCCCTATCTCAAGATGTGGGGCCTGGTCCTCGGAGGCTGGATCCACGTCCGAACACTCCAGGCCGCCCTCGACACCCGCGACGGCACCTCCGACCAAAGCCATCGCCGGATAGCCGAAGCCAACGCCTACGGCGCTCACCACCTCAGCCGCGTCGCGGCGCACGCGCAGTCCGCGAGCGCAGGAGAAACCGGCTACCGGTAG
- a CDS encoding LamG domain-containing protein, with amino-acid sequence MRRRIMVGAVSARMVAALGRELSSPRRRRVAAGVGAALSVLTTAAALTFSATTSAQADVSNGLMLEYRLDEFTGNVATDASGHHRDGTVNGTVNWGGKEGLTFNGSSTYIKMPDNLMAGLNSITVDFDVWIDPAMGKPYFLYGLGNSGNGNGNGYLFSTGNQFRTGITTGDYHAEQQTRPDSSYQLARGMWKHVTYTQTGSTGILYENGVEKARNTNVTITPSAIGNGTTTADYIGRSLYSTDLYFKGRMRDFRLYDRALAANEVAETANRREVRWQQLQTLADDNGALAMWQADTGISGGTGAYMRFPADTPSDKMCGSCLVAPTKWTSQYGVEATEWPSPDIMDRSQFTLQQINDIEDVIVDKVQPTSDTLIQDTTYHLDYFYDGKRDRVVARTDAPASVTDPLKTAYPDQVVIEGLPNTAPADKCTATTRTATEVSMLTPTPAGGLTDDRTHLQWQQVEALRDYNCALAAFDDPTIGPVLVFPSDRTDLTVANPPDWTSPFGEKPAAWPKPATARSAQFTLAQMMDVQSAVMRQLSPEGVSEGAVSYGVSTYYDGMSDRVVVETDAPSSATDPLLTAHPGKITIKPYTAPTGAPAEAAKAES; translated from the coding sequence ATGCGAAGAAGGATCATGGTCGGGGCCGTAAGTGCCCGTATGGTGGCCGCACTCGGTCGCGAGCTGAGCTCACCGCGTCGGCGGCGGGTTGCCGCCGGCGTCGGTGCCGCTCTGTCGGTCTTGACGACGGCCGCTGCGCTGACGTTCAGCGCCACCACGTCGGCGCAGGCAGACGTCTCCAACGGCCTGATGCTGGAGTACCGGCTGGACGAGTTCACCGGGAACGTGGCGACCGACGCCTCCGGCCACCACCGCGACGGCACCGTCAACGGAACCGTCAACTGGGGCGGCAAGGAAGGCCTGACCTTCAACGGCTCCAGTACCTACATCAAGATGCCCGACAACCTCATGGCCGGGCTGAACTCGATCACCGTCGACTTCGACGTGTGGATCGACCCGGCCATGGGCAAGCCGTACTTCCTCTACGGGCTGGGCAACTCCGGCAACGGCAACGGCAACGGCTACCTGTTCTCCACCGGCAACCAGTTCCGCACCGGCATCACCACCGGCGACTACCACGCCGAGCAGCAGACCCGGCCGGACAGCTCGTACCAACTGGCACGCGGCATGTGGAAGCACGTCACGTACACCCAGACCGGCAGCACCGGCATCCTGTACGAGAACGGCGTGGAGAAGGCCCGCAACACCAACGTCACCATCACCCCGAGCGCCATCGGTAACGGAACGACGACCGCCGACTACATCGGACGGTCGCTGTACTCCACCGACCTGTACTTCAAGGGCCGGATGCGCGACTTCCGCCTCTACGACCGGGCCCTGGCCGCCAACGAGGTGGCCGAGACGGCCAACCGGCGCGAGGTGCGGTGGCAGCAGCTGCAGACCCTCGCCGACGACAACGGCGCACTGGCCATGTGGCAGGCGGACACAGGGATCTCCGGCGGGACCGGAGCGTATATGCGCTTCCCCGCCGACACCCCGAGCGACAAGATGTGCGGCTCCTGCCTGGTGGCCCCGACGAAGTGGACGTCCCAGTACGGGGTGGAAGCCACCGAGTGGCCCAGCCCGGACATCATGGACCGCAGCCAGTTCACCCTCCAGCAGATCAACGACATCGAGGACGTGATCGTCGACAAGGTGCAACCCACCTCCGACACGCTGATCCAGGACACCACCTACCACCTGGACTATTTCTATGACGGCAAGCGCGACCGGGTGGTGGCGCGGACCGACGCCCCCGCATCGGTCACCGACCCGCTGAAGACGGCGTACCCGGACCAAGTGGTGATCGAGGGGCTCCCGAATACCGCTCCGGCGGACAAATGCACTGCGACGACCCGGACCGCAACCGAGGTGTCGATGCTCACCCCCACCCCGGCTGGGGGCCTGACCGACGACCGCACCCATCTGCAGTGGCAGCAAGTGGAGGCCCTGCGCGACTACAACTGCGCCCTGGCCGCGTTCGACGACCCCACCATAGGGCCGGTCCTCGTCTTCCCCTCGGACCGCACCGACCTCACCGTGGCCAACCCCCCGGACTGGACGTCCCCGTTCGGGGAGAAGCCCGCGGCCTGGCCGAAGCCGGCCACGGCACGCAGCGCCCAGTTCACCCTCGCTCAGATGATGGACGTCCAGAGCGCGGTCATGCGACAGCTGTCGCCCGAAGGTGTCTCCGAAGGTGCTGTGTCGTACGGCGTGTCGACCTACTACGACGGCATGTCGGACCGGGTGGTGGTGGAGACCGACGCACCGTCCTCGGCCACGGACCCGCTACTGACGGCCCACCCCGGCAAGATCACCATCAAGCCGTACACGGCGCCCACAGGCGCGCCCGCGGAAGCCGCAAAAGCCGAAAGCTAG
- a CDS encoding pectinesterase family protein, which produces MNIRLFSAGRHARKRKKFVSLTAAVAMVASVICAVFFATVQSASAAVDDFRPANWNMQGGQGTLDSKWGSGVHGLMQQNHDVIALQETGEPPASAGRWDSNLNQMVMREANGARAVAHDFGAFHLGLRGRSATGQNLGWTVQRYDYRPGGARLGTWNIYYMQTDFGNANGQGRVNLAIVSRQRADFVSVARPAFTNRYGFASSRPSLGIQIGDTWFWTVHALSGGGNDARQLLENIDTASGNDHWAALGDFNREPRLLSTAQNMHIYRTGRATHYGGNGNDNELDYMVANQVVPGLSSGSRDLSSDHRAVFYFRLMARADVQIFIPYDDEQTLGTGGEIVDGGETVIDRPSTQQTSDVHWHLEESGYQPGYYMIENNLTNPYGTKSCWNATHEQLIVTPCKPDQSPYWFKLDYWKDTGQVRIQPYGKNTCVGDGDDFGDFGVYTPAFTTSNCKNSSARLNFRYDRDPGAGAMPFVAVNFMAISNSPSPSLTVAADGSAQYRTVQNAINAVPADGNPHTILINKGTYNEVVTVPKTLTNLTIKGATGNAADVVIKYDRCHGCLKPDGTQYGTEGSAVASFKAPNLAVQSLTIQNTFDPAAHPEISPYETQAVALAATGDRQVYTNVRIISTQDTVLAKSPVATDQTRQYFRNVYIAGSIDFLFGNATAVFDQATLHVWPHVGGTIVAPNTDQARKYGLLITNSKVISSSAANTFYLGRPWHNTTTASPQAVIRDTELPAGITTAQPWTNMVPDYTWQQARFFEYHNSGAGAGVNSKRPQLTDAQAKDYTAQKYLAGTDGWNPVQ; this is translated from the coding sequence ATGAACATTCGCCTGTTCAGTGCGGGCCGCCACGCGCGAAAAAGGAAGAAATTCGTCAGCCTCACGGCTGCCGTCGCCATGGTCGCCAGTGTCATCTGCGCGGTCTTCTTCGCAACGGTGCAGTCGGCCTCCGCCGCGGTCGACGATTTCAGACCCGCGAACTGGAACATGCAGGGCGGCCAGGGCACGCTGGACAGCAAGTGGGGGAGCGGTGTCCATGGGCTGATGCAGCAGAACCACGACGTGATCGCCCTGCAGGAAACCGGGGAACCGCCTGCCAGCGCGGGACGATGGGATTCCAACCTCAATCAGATGGTGATGAGGGAGGCAAATGGGGCTCGTGCAGTGGCCCACGACTTCGGCGCTTTCCATCTCGGCCTGAGGGGCAGGTCGGCCACGGGCCAGAACCTGGGCTGGACGGTGCAGCGGTACGACTATCGACCGGGTGGAGCGCGCCTGGGGACCTGGAACATCTACTACATGCAAACCGACTTCGGCAACGCCAACGGCCAGGGCCGGGTCAATCTCGCCATCGTCTCCAGGCAAAGAGCCGATTTCGTCAGTGTCGCCCGGCCCGCCTTCACCAACCGATACGGCTTCGCCAGCTCACGGCCGTCGTTGGGCATCCAGATCGGTGACACCTGGTTCTGGACCGTTCACGCGCTGTCCGGGGGAGGAAACGACGCCCGCCAGCTCCTCGAAAACATCGACACGGCGTCGGGCAACGACCACTGGGCCGCCTTGGGTGACTTCAACCGTGAGCCCCGACTGCTGTCAACCGCACAGAACATGCACATCTACCGGACTGGCCGGGCCACTCACTACGGCGGAAACGGGAACGACAACGAACTCGACTACATGGTCGCCAACCAGGTGGTTCCGGGCCTCTCCTCAGGCTCCCGGGACCTCTCGTCCGACCATCGCGCGGTCTTCTACTTCCGCCTGATGGCCAGGGCGGATGTGCAGATCTTCATTCCCTACGACGACGAACAAACCCTCGGTACGGGCGGGGAGATCGTTGACGGTGGGGAGACTGTGATTGACCGGCCATCCACCCAGCAAACGTCCGACGTTCATTGGCACCTCGAAGAAAGTGGCTACCAACCCGGTTATTACATGATTGAGAACAATCTGACGAACCCGTATGGAACCAAGAGTTGTTGGAACGCCACCCATGAACAACTGATCGTAACGCCGTGCAAACCCGATCAGTCCCCCTACTGGTTCAAACTGGACTACTGGAAGGACACCGGGCAGGTACGGATCCAGCCATACGGCAAAAACACCTGCGTGGGAGACGGCGACGACTTCGGCGACTTTGGGGTATACACCCCCGCGTTCACCACGAGCAACTGCAAGAACAGCTCGGCTCGGTTGAACTTCCGGTATGACCGCGACCCCGGCGCAGGCGCGATGCCTTTCGTCGCGGTGAACTTCATGGCGATATCGAATTCGCCGTCGCCGTCGCTCACGGTCGCGGCCGATGGCTCCGCCCAGTACCGCACCGTGCAGAATGCGATCAACGCCGTCCCCGCGGACGGGAACCCGCACACCATCCTCATCAACAAGGGCACCTACAACGAGGTCGTCACCGTCCCGAAGACCCTGACCAACCTGACGATCAAGGGTGCCACCGGCAACGCCGCGGACGTCGTCATCAAGTACGACAGGTGCCATGGGTGTCTCAAGCCCGACGGCACGCAGTACGGCACCGAGGGCAGCGCCGTGGCCAGCTTCAAGGCCCCCAACCTGGCGGTCCAGAGCCTCACGATCCAAAACACCTTCGACCCGGCGGCCCACCCGGAGATCAGCCCGTACGAAACCCAGGCCGTCGCACTGGCCGCCACGGGTGACCGGCAGGTGTACACCAATGTCCGGATCATCAGCACCCAGGACACCGTGCTCGCCAAGTCGCCGGTCGCCACCGACCAGACCCGGCAGTACTTCCGCAACGTCTACATCGCAGGCAGTATCGACTTCCTTTTCGGTAACGCCACCGCGGTGTTCGACCAGGCCACCCTGCACGTCTGGCCCCACGTCGGCGGCACGATCGTGGCACCCAACACCGACCAGGCGAGGAAGTACGGACTCCTCATCACCAACAGCAAGGTGATCTCCTCGTCGGCCGCCAACACCTTCTATCTCGGCCGGCCATGGCACAACACGACAACCGCCTCGCCCCAGGCGGTGATCCGGGACACCGAGTTGCCCGCCGGGATCACGACCGCACAGCCCTGGACCAACATGGTCCCCGACTACACCTGGCAGCAGGCCCGGTTCTTCGAGTACCACAACTCGGGCGCCGGAGCCGGAGTGAACTCCAAGCGGCCGCAGCTGACCGACGCCCAGGCCAAGGACTACACCGCCCAGAAGTACCTGGCCGGCACCGACGGCTGGAACCCGGTCCAGTGA
- a CDS encoding LacI family DNA-binding transcriptional regulator: MTGVSNGRRVTSADVAQEAGVSRATVSYVLNAVSHQKIPDATRQRVWDAAARLGYAPSAAARALRTGRSEIVLGLLPDWPIEHVLGRLIQQLTNAFAENGLTFVVHSSAHPKRPLRDIWKAMTPAAVLALQGFDDLEAEAMRAAGIEVIMAMHGSIQGEPRPPLVSEQPIGALQARHLAAPNRRLGYAYPDLPGLDVLAQPRLDGVRKVCTELDLPEPDVRTVPFDAPGAAETVKAWLAADPPVTGICAFNDNVALAVLAGLSHLGLRAPRDLAVIGVDDIPGASLAHPPLTTVVRDTDAIARGLARRVVDTLDGQQVPAEPLRDELLLRVRESA; the protein is encoded by the coding sequence GTGACCGGGGTGTCCAACGGCAGGCGGGTGACCAGCGCGGATGTGGCACAGGAGGCCGGAGTCTCCCGTGCGACGGTGAGCTATGTCCTCAATGCCGTTTCTCATCAGAAGATCCCCGATGCCACTCGGCAACGGGTGTGGGACGCGGCCGCCCGCCTGGGCTACGCACCCTCGGCCGCGGCGCGTGCCCTGCGCACGGGACGCTCGGAGATCGTGCTCGGGCTGCTGCCGGACTGGCCGATCGAGCATGTCCTCGGACGCCTCATCCAGCAGCTGACCAATGCCTTCGCCGAGAACGGGCTGACCTTCGTGGTGCACTCGTCGGCTCACCCCAAGCGCCCCCTGCGGGACATCTGGAAAGCCATGACCCCTGCGGCGGTGTTGGCCCTCCAGGGCTTCGACGACCTGGAAGCCGAGGCGATGCGGGCAGCGGGCATCGAGGTGATCATGGCGATGCACGGGTCGATACAAGGTGAGCCCCGGCCTCCCCTGGTGTCCGAGCAGCCGATCGGCGCACTGCAGGCGCGGCACCTCGCCGCACCCAACCGCCGGCTCGGCTACGCCTACCCCGACCTGCCGGGGCTCGACGTCCTGGCCCAACCGCGGCTGGACGGTGTCCGCAAGGTGTGCACCGAGCTGGACCTACCGGAGCCGGATGTCCGGACCGTACCCTTCGATGCGCCGGGCGCCGCCGAAACGGTGAAGGCGTGGCTCGCCGCCGACCCACCAGTGACGGGAATCTGCGCCTTCAACGACAATGTCGCCCTCGCGGTGCTCGCAGGCTTGAGTCACCTCGGACTGCGCGCTCCGCGGGACCTGGCCGTGATCGGCGTCGACGACATCCCAGGCGCGTCGCTGGCACACCCACCGCTCACCACGGTCGTACGCGACACCGACGCCATCGCGCGGGGCCTGGCCCGCCGGGTCGTCGACACGCTGGACGGCCAGCAGGTTCCCGCCGAACCCCTCCGCGACGAGCTCCTGCTCCGTGTCCGGGAATCCGCCTGA